ACGAAGATGAAAGATATCGAGCGCCGCATCCTGCTGGGCAGGGTTGTCGGCGCTTTTGGTGTGCGCGGCGAAATCAAGCTCGAGTCCTGGACCGAGCCTCGTTCCGCCATTTTCCGTTACCAGCCGTGGATCCTGCGCAGCCCCAACGGGCAGGAATCGACGCTTGAAGGCGCTCGTGGCCGTGACATCGGCAAGCACCTGGTCGCCCGGTTCCCCGGCGTCGAGGACCGCGATGTCGTCGAAGCCATGCACGGCACCGAGGTCTATGTGGCCCGCAGTGCGCTGCCGCCGCCGAAGCCCGACGAGTATTACTGGGTCGACCTGGAAGGCCTGGATGTGAAGACCACCGAGGGCGTTGCCCTGGGCCAGGTCTCGCACCTGTTCAGCACCGGCGCCAATGATGTGGTCGTGGTCCGTGGCGACCGCGAGCGGATGATTCCGTTCGTGCAGCCGGACTTCGTCAAGTCGGTCGACTTCGAGGCCAATCTGGTCGTGGTCGACTGGGATCCCGAGTTCTGAGTGTGAGCATGCGGTTCGACGTCA
This genomic stretch from Stenotrophomonas sp. SAU14A_NAIMI4_5 harbors:
- the rimM gene encoding ribosome maturation factor RimM (Essential for efficient processing of 16S rRNA) codes for the protein MKDIERRILLGRVVGAFGVRGEIKLESWTEPRSAIFRYQPWILRSPNGQESTLEGARGRDIGKHLVARFPGVEDRDVVEAMHGTEVYVARSALPPPKPDEYYWVDLEGLDVKTTEGVALGQVSHLFSTGANDVVVVRGDRERMIPFVQPDFVKSVDFEANLVVVDWDPEF